One genomic window of Hyperolius riggenbachi isolate aHypRig1 chromosome 7, aHypRig1.pri, whole genome shotgun sequence includes the following:
- the LOC137524049 gene encoding E3 ubiquitin/ISG15 ligase TRIM25-like: MASADLSEELECPVCLAIYTDPVSLRCGHNFCRVCIDRVLDSQEGSAGYSCPECREKYKERPGLHRNIALRNIAERFLTTQPDQEEAGVHCTYCIHSPVPAVMSCLQCDASMCDNHLRVHSKAPEHVLCAPTTSPETRKCSVHKKILEYYCTEDASCVCVSCRLDGEHRGHQVETLQEASEKKKKKLRNDLQTLMAETEEAEKRVQSLEERRRKAQEKADGETERVTALFRDLRRRLEELEKRVLSDIMRQAEKTSQSYDDIIRQLEIKKEELSWKMRHIEELCNMTDPLTVLQESDTGDLCDTEDRHDKQLHDGGDLDVAGISHTLHTGLADIMSGVTGGISVQPADILLDVTTAGNRLQISDDRKTASWSHIEQNRPETPERFQSPQVLSSRSFSSGRHYWEVDVGGSHRCRVGMCYPSMARRGDQSLIGDNNKSWGLCKDLANRYSVIHDNEVIRLPDGIPSDRVRICLDYEAGQISFYALCDPIRHLHTFTATFTEPLHAGLYVWRGCIKICGGSQGV, from the coding sequence ATGGCGTCTGCTGATCTGAGCGAGGAGCTGGAGTGTCCCGTCTGTCTGGCcatttatacagatcctgtaagcctgagatgtggtcacaacttctgccgggtctgtattgatcgtgtgctggactcacaggaggggtctgcaggttattcctgtcctgaatgtagagagaagtacaaggagCGGCCTGGATTACACAGGAACATTGCTCTGAGGAACATAGCAGAGCGTTTCCTGACTACTCAGCCAGATCAGGAGGAGGCCGGAGTCCATTGTACTTACTGTATCCATTCTCCTGTACCTGCTGTTATGTCCTGTCTGCAGTGTGACGCTTCTATGTGTGATAATcacctgagagtccacagcaaggccccagaacacgtcttatgtgcccccaccacctccccggagaccaggaaatgctccgtccataagaagatcctggagtattactgcactgaggatgcctcctgtgtctgtgtgtcctgcaGACTGGATGGAGAACATCGGGGACACCAGGTGGAGACACTACAGGAGGCctctgagaagaagaagaagaagctgaggAATGATCTGCAGACActgatggcagagacagaggaggctgagaaaagagtccagagtctggaggaacgcaggagaaaagcacaagaaaaagcagatggtgagacagagagagtcactgccctgtttagagacctcaggagacGGCTGGAGGAGCTGGAGAAGAGAGTCCTGAGTGACATCATGAGACAGGCAGAGAAGACATCACAATCCTATGATGACATCATCAGACAGCTGGAGATAAAGAAGGAGGAGCTGTCCTggaagatgcgtcacattgaggagctgtgtaacatgactgatccactgactgtcttacaggaatcagacacaggtgacttgtgtgacacggaggacagacatgataagcagctccatgatggaggggatctggatgtggccggcatctcacacacattacacacaggactggctgatatcatgtctggggtaactggggggatctctgtacagcctgcagacatattactggatgtaaCCACAGCTGGTAATAGGCTACAGATATCAGATgacaggaaaactgcatcctGGTCACATATAGAGCAGAACCGCCCAGAAACACCAGAGAGATTTCAGAGTCCTCAGGTGTTGAGCAGCCGGAGTTTCTCCTCAGGgagacattactgggaagtggatgttgggggGTCACATAGGTGTAGAGtcgggatgtgttaccccagtatggcCAGGAGGGGAGATCAGTCACTGATTGGAGATAATAACAAGTCCTGGGGTTTGTGCAAGGATTTGGCTAATCGGTACTCTGTGATACATGACAATGAAGTGATCCGGTTACCTGATGGGATCCCCAGTGATAGAGTCAGGATAtgtctggattatgaggccgggcagatctccttttatgccctgtgtgaccccatcagacacctccacaccttcactgccaccttcactgagcccctccatgctgggTTATATGTATGGAGAGGTTGTATAAAGATATGTGGGGGGAGTCAGGGGGTGTGA